One Scophthalmus maximus strain ysfricsl-2021 chromosome 1, ASM2237912v1, whole genome shotgun sequence genomic region harbors:
- the coq3 gene encoding ubiquinone biosynthesis O-methyltransferase, mitochondrial, with translation MLPSKLGRFASGLQGRARAPVSGAARGGLRRAAGCPQRALSLRRSACAGALLRRAAPRQSSTRPSSQTTVDPDEVRRFQSLAGKWWDEQGEFAALHAMNDLRVPFIRDNLLNVHGARHPGKPLAGLRLLDVGCGGGLLSEPLGRLGAHVLGIDPVSDSIHTAQLHASYDPDLCDSVSYRACTLEELSAEEEEEEEGSGHFDAIVASEVVEHLADLETFAFCCSHMLKPGGSLFVTTINKTNLSYALGIVVAEQLLRIVPSGTHDWEKFISPVELERLLESNGFSVQSVQGMLYNPASGAWSWTNSAAINYALHAVKLRDDPRRDPAEEDRGAAAHSSAPRD, from the exons ATGTTACCCAGTAAGCTCGGCCGCTTCGCGTCGGGGCTCCAGGGCCGCGCGCGGGCCCCCGTGAGCGGGGCGGCTCGCGGCGGGCTCCGGCGGGCCGCGGGGTGTCCGCAGCGGGCGTTGAGCCTGCGGAGGAGCGCGTGTGCGGGGGCGCTGCTGCGTCGCGCCGCCCCCCGTCAGAGCAG TACTCGGCCATCCTCCCAAACCACAGTGGACCCCGACGAGGTGAGGAGGTTCCAGTCACTCGCCGGCAAGTGGTGGGATGAGCAGGGAGAGTTTGCAGCTCTTCACGCCATGAATGACCTGAGGGTGCCTTTtatacg GGACAATCTGCTGAATGTGCACGGAGCGCGGCATCCTGGGAAACCGCTGGCAGGCCTCAGACTACTGGATGTCGGCTGTGGAGGAGGCCTGCTCTCAGAG ccccTGGGTCGTCTGGGGGCTCATGTGTTGGGTATAGATCCGGTGTCCGACAGCATCCACACCGCCCAGCTGCATGCGTCCTATGACCCGGACCTCTGTGACTCGGTGTCCTACCGGGCCTGCACCTTAGAGGAGCTctcggcagaggaggaggaggaggaggaggggtcgggACATTTTGACGCCATTGTGGCGTCAGAGGTGGTGGAGCATCTGGCCGACCTGGAAACATTCGCCTTCTGCTGCAGCCACATGCTGAag CCGGGCGGCTCACTCTTCGTCACCACCATTAACAAGACCAACCTGTCCTACGCGCTGGGCATCGTCGTGGCCGAGCAGCTGCTGCGCATCGTTCCCAGCGGGACGCACGACTGGGAGAAGTTCATCAGCCCAGTGGAGCTGGAGCGCCTCCTGGAATCCA atggCTTCTCGGTGCAGTCCGTCCAGGGAATGTTGTACAACCCGGCGTCGGGGGCCTGGAGCTGGACGAACAGCGCGGCCATCAACTACGCCCTCCACGCCGTCAAGCTGAGAGACGATCCCCGACGGGACCCAGCCGAGGAGGACCGCGGCGCAGCGGCGCACAGCTCAGCCCCGCGAGACTGA